In the Manis javanica isolate MJ-LG chromosome 12, MJ_LKY, whole genome shotgun sequence genome, one interval contains:
- the TEX15 gene encoding testis-expressed protein 15 translates to MAVKEIANHKTLWKMNSTSEPTLEVSSMKKFTIPKIRRTAEKVYLSPCCTNTREYSFVHDILNQCRLDVSCDLQSSWQFGDTKLVHNEDLEKNFTSKRSEMRENGRHGRELEEHFGFLALPQSDVAEIYQNGISTKASTLKILGNPLLGIYIFRHVDVALNYAHCRGTPVESIIILKVLFGKVKKIQPSVSKNKVSLDPSPNFDCHMSRNTPSLKDSIELQAYNSAVYFYEYNDLSKPVDKPRQCLPYAIVTVKFVTQKVDNGHFMASLKFPSTGFPRRAGRTCSLNNCTVAKRIGKGKDATIIYEHFRKPVNPFLQENCLCNSEINPSNSNISNSFINVQNGNISVLETYSEQMEPNLAECRDTSQAPAYVSGLSSIPSDTRESVNGDVLLNSANLKNVLSGFSSALPPNNNTGFSTVFTSKLIKDPRLMKREKNMEKHNNNTGLKEVLPLEKSLNYVNSEIDLSSVPANSASSSEVILGDHAILTDCFDTHCFKVSFDNSQSQADHIDSKNCDYITPNKITTAGQCKNQDNSSCLVCSSNVGSKVKNQKQGEEKAQRFQQRSNIPLSAEQNNEPHNSYESVHTCTQGYDSHISHNSQSSSDLKTVYHSGHQISVVPLQRKEGIHKYIQNIGSMRNFTGPEDNPKHREKQNLWKEIDNHFTKETKISPVDNYISLHQEYKDDESLDSFGKSCNQKLIMEELEVPKSSTSTTKDKYGLDHQVPKLQNKLTPREASLSQNPQISFEYKDNMNTSFAISQKLIELKLGKPDQNSVGIMTDASQETKDAPQARELPVETVISSHDIQTAYDNSNCSIAREQTCVHRKNENDPVTLENILRDSKEMPHIYDTGQDHTLFYNAQLNSDTHLNIDFKGQRDNSKENQNEAKKEDIASCTENNTENIYEEQQVSHTDKNFTTIDEKMKNKNYTSVEIPSSKEFYTTFNLTWGKKYVSTATALPENEDTVTAVKQKDTRNTRRSVEPSVSRAGADTADSSALVASDAPVQRAGTPVPAGGANPKAHQRYMFKETWSSEGPDLSFSVKHEVSDSEVNVDKNKLCASFHQPVSDNSVIQSLGLENEIKVGLEQCDDIFLFQRNIRCYRNVVNEESDASYEALNSRIDWKGLLGSSHGQTEVFKNPTRRDNSDQHYSGEGNCFYAPSQKGKAQIFNPILLPDLQVKITNIFMPELSPTVESLALKDNFHKYETDASRPEVNEGKVPGFEIESQCSGENSHYPCEDKFDNIRQESGLVSKSETPLSFYLSHNTHVNHMSVKQNSGPLLTKPSNVTTNNERCSLTQSKTNSNDTRSKKDTESRIIKRKSQSPFRDQNLPHKDLRHHEIYGKKKRLTSQDSSECFSSLSQGRIETFSKSEKYIRSVLDILHSEAFLCKSKRISRKLDRAALHLKKAHRGVHASLQLVAKVGGIRKGPLPKSYAIICNNFWESCDLQGYSSVSERRYYSTKHFSSKRKYNKPGEKRALEFEVDKSLTHVSKYESYKTNGKRVTKCFSKKNVASSVSRSHTTIHVREFCDQEYLDTQIPLCSTSQSTSQSAYNNCSVKNPRSSELQPFCGKSEYLFSPVHPDQKLTKEENQIDVKFLPNIGKYVKLENPSAHNNIKDAAEEKNSEANEVINKSKSVTLSCIKENVSFSTEQNYNATCIAHTKVKTDIVISILESNVKHFLNVDIYKPDNSTLCGYKRDLDINFPTEKGTVSNESSKPDVTGNFLMDPLNLTLITSKKCTSIPQLSPPATVTDSEGESSQSYLDKQRITAVNSVVASTSVSHCQQGCGAEELLQTEQCSSNNCFHIDRNEINVTENSELGLPSITEESMSYGKNTMALFPNDSSLPLKDNIKSSSKKWIAKKDIQDRKMWEVKQAEKAKDSNHKKSTSEGSAKTDNKSEKFLEDSYLSEKTVKNSLIDSHLSIKNTTEVVSLNNTVSNKFNKREKEGKFKVSKDSQSDCTLHSETAYNSRPGIVGMNRVPISHAHSEISKVTTQKQPTSYMNELKEKHCSANPSALIASRLAQILRRADEASSLQILQEETKVCQNILPLFVEAFERKQECSLEQILISRELLVEQKLWNNYKHKLKPCALDSLVELQMVMETIQFIENKKRLLGGDPTFRSLLWYDETLYSELLGGPRGFQQQSNFYPAFQGRLKYNAFCELQNYHDQLIELFEETKRGKNSYYKFLKYKRQINECEAIMKQCSDCFDFSLSVPFACGVNFGDSLGDLEILRKSTLKLISVYGDSPKVDSYPEKQDHLWIIIEMITSKVNFIKSNEAINIKISLYGLEHIFFDAAKSLVWKEKRQCFSRKHSGKKNKEMLLKMNQYAFSKLEEINDTLSKDFSSEQIPSIGLENTLIASRKSDGLINKAMINIENCMFNSTLPSHPDICCINEILHQAELADLKKLQELTLRCTNHLEILKKWFQVLQEDNIENIFITEENVLDIKNYNYGATILKPEAIETYIEIVMLSETVHFLKNSMAKKQDKQRFRGMLWFDLSLLPELVQCQEKMASFSFVKDNSTDCLWRVIESAISKLKKDLDIIYKYSEAVNCSYALHLLSRELEELSEIKNLIRKCDYPISTYIDFVPYIASLNYGSTVTELEYNYNQFSTLLKNVMAAPQRDLGKMAHIMKVMKTIEDMKIKCSENAELTISFILCQMIHNRKKALQLKRKEKMDIPIKPTESINKSSACVKVPSVAEWVMKNISDSSRKRPITDNNYEDSQEQEKNTTVSSCKKQKVNMNDVIIVKRGKPTFKRPRTTGSHPESENGIGPSSSDTLKRNHVSQEKTEMQRSLPGSLPLKNLKDTCKSKSEGKMDLTNISSDTSEDFTRQQENLNSMKKRDVNFSAADTKSGKKDWCSFAVCDQNSVDGTFSQDHETRSQKLLHPDPAENSCPTNVKPGTDASLLLNASVLSKPIFCSVRDLRANLEMNDTVIELQDNEVLNSSIKNSTYTSSSEPMFTQNKISSLQINKTEPAKTESKEKHTRDTLNPSTLPVGESGNITLNVNQTKRYSFSEQQNYENSEVLTQNSATYRNGLPQSACTPMYNSSEHLFGTSSPYYAWCVYHYSSSGNSIMQTYQGITSYAVQPPPGVFTAVASTVQNTHSNLSYSQYFGYFPGEPQANYFVPVNGYFRSQMPVSYAFQQPVFSHYASHQPSPRVAYHYPPNSGVFPEAPWTYVPWRQEPFQPGH, encoded by the exons GTCAGAGATGCGTGAGAATGGAAGACATGGCAGAGAACTTGAAGAACATTTTGGCTTTTTAGCACTCCCTCAGAGTGATGTGGCTGAGATATATCAGAATGGGATAAGTACCAAAGCATCTACACTGAAGATATTAGGAAATCCTCTTCTTGGAATTTATATATTTAGACATGTTGATGTTGCTTTGAATTATGCTCATTGTAGAGGCACTCCTGTAGAaagtattataattttaaag GTTCTCtttggaaaagtgaaaaaaattcaacCTTCAGTGAGTAAAAACAAAGTTTCTTTGGATCCTTCTCCTAACTTTGATTGCCATATGTCAAGAAATACACCTTCTCTGAAAGACTCCATTGAGCTACAAGCCTACAACTCAGCA gTATACTTCTATGAATACAATGATTTATCAAAGCCAGTAGATAAACCTAGGCAGTGTCTTCCATATGCAATAGTAACAGTAAAATTTGTGACTCAAAAGGTAGATAATGGACACTTCATGGCATCTTTGAAATTCCCCTCAACAGGATTTCCTAGGAGGGCTG GAAGAACATGCTCTCTGAATAACTGTACAGTGGCCAAAAGAattggaaaaggaaaagatgCTACTATCATCTATGAGCATTTCAGGAAACCTGTAAATCCCTTTCTTCAGGAAAACTGTTTATGCAATTCAGAGATAAATCCTTCCAACTCAAATATTTCTAATTCCTTTATAAATgtgcaaaatggaaatatttctgtACTTGAAACATACAGTGAACAGATGGAGCCCAATTTAGCAGAATGTAGAGATACTTCTCAAGCACCTGCGTATGTTTCGGGTCTTTCATCTATTCCCAGTGATACCAGAGAAAGTGTTAATGGTGACGTCTTGTTAAATTCGGcaaatcttaaaaatgttttaagtggtTTTTCTTCTGCACTTCCCCCCAATAATAATACTGGCTTCAGCACAGTTTTTACTTCAAAACTCATCAAAGACCCACGActgatgaagagagaaaaaaacatggaaaagcaTAATAATAATACAGGTTTAAAAGAGGTTTTGCCACTTGAGAAGAGTTTAAATTATGTTAATTCAGAAATAGACCTATCATCTGTGCCAGCTAATTCAGCCTCCTCATCTGAAGTCATATTGGGCGATCATGCTATTCTTACTGATTGTTTTGATACCCATTGCTTCAAAGTTTCTTTTGATAATTCACAGTCTCAGGCTGACCACATAGACTCTAAAAACTGTGATTATATAACTCCCAATAAAATTACCACGGCAGGGCAGTGTAAGAACCAAGACAATTCTTCCTGCCTAGTGTGTTCGTCAAATGTCGGGTCAAAGGTTAAGAATCAAAAACAGGGTGAGGAAAAAGCCCAGAGATTCCAACAGAGAAGCAACATCCCACTTTCAGCTGAACAAAACAATGAGCCACATAACTCTTACGAATCAGTGCATACTTGTACCCAAGGGTATGATAGTCACATCTCTCACAACTCACAGTCTTCTTCTGATCTAAAAACTGTTTATCATTCTGGTCACCAAATATCTGTAGTTCCACTTCAAAGGAAAGAAGGCATACACAAGTACATTCAAAATATTGGAAGTATGAGAAACTTCACTGGCCCAGAAGACAATCCCAAACatagagaaaagcaaaatttGTGGAAAGAAATTGATAATCATTttactaaagaaacaaaaatcagccCAGTAGATAATTACATTTCCTTACACCAAGAATACAAAGATGATGAGAGTCTTGATTCTTTTGGAAAAAGTTGTAATCAAAAATTAATTATGGAGGAGTTGGAAGTACCAAAATCTTCCACATCTACCACAAAAGATAAGTATGGGCTGGATCATCAAGTACCGAAATTGCAAAATAAACTTACTCCAAGAGAGGCAAGCCTTTCACAAAATCCTCAGATCTCCTTCGAGTATAAAGATAACATGAATACAAGCTTTGCCATTTCtcaaaaactaatagaactgaaaTTGGGAAAACCAGATCAGAACAGTGTTGGCATTATGACTGATGCCTCACAGGaaacaaaagatgctccacaggcCAGAGAACTACCAGTTGAAACAGTTATTTCATCCCATGACATTCAAACAGCTTACGACAATTCAAATTGCAGCATAGCCAGAGAACAGACCTGTGTccacaggaaaaatgaaaatgatccaGTGACATTAGAGAACATTCTAAGAGACAGTAAAGAAATGCCTCACATTTACGATACAGGTCAAGATCATACTCTGTTTTATAACGCACAGTTGAACAGTGATACACACCTGAATATTGATTTTAAGGGACAAAGAGATAAtagtaaagaaaaccaaaatgaggCTAAAAAGGAAGACATTGCTTCATGTACAGAAAATAACACAGAGAATATATATGAAGAGCAGCAGGTTTCTCACACAGACAAAAATTTCACCACTATAGATGAAaagatgaagaataaaaattacaCTAGTGTAGAAATTCCGAGTTCCAAAGAATTTTATACTACATTTAATttgacttggggaaaaaaatatgtatcaacaGCAACCGCATTACCAGAAAATGAAGATACTGTCACTGCTGTAAAACAAAAAGATACTCGAAATACTAGAAGGAGTGTAGAGCCATCCGTTTCCAGAGCAGGTGCTGACACTGCAGACTCTTCAGCGCTGGTTGCCTCCGATGCACCAGTACAGAGAGCTGGTACTCCGGTGCCTGCAGGGGGCGCAAATCCTAAAGCCCATCAAAGATACATGTTTAAAGAAACCTGGTCTTCTGAGGGTCCTGATTTGAGTTTTTCAGTAAAACATGAGGTTTCTGATAGTGAAGTTAATGTGGATAAAAATAAACTATGTGCCTCATTTCACCAGCCAGTCAGTGACAACTCAGTTATTCAAAGTTTAGGATTGGAAAATGAGATCAAAGTAGGATTAGAACAGTGTgatgacatttttctctttcagcgAAATATCCGATGCTATAGGAATGTGGTCAATGAAGAATCTGACGCTTCATATGAAGCTCTGAATTCTCGTATTGATTGGAAAGGTCTATTAGGAAGCAGTCATGGACAgacagaagtttttaaaaacccCACAAGAAGGGATAATAGTGATCAGCATTACTCTGGGGAAGGTAATTGTTTTTATGCCCCTTCACAAAAAGGCAAAGCACAGATCTTCAATCCAATTTTACTCCCAGATCTACAAGTTAAAATTACTAATATATTTATGCCAGAATTAAGTCCCACTGTTGAGTCCCTTGCATTGAAAgataattttcataaatatgaaaCTGATGCCTCAAGACCAGAAGTAAATGAGGGGAAAGTTCCAGGATTTGAAATTGAGTCCCAGTGTTCTGGTGAAAATTCACATTATCCATGTGAAGATAAATTTGATAATATAAGGCAAGAATCAGGTCTAGTAAGTAAATCTGAAACCCCACTGTCATTTTACTTGAGTCATAATACACATGTGAATCACATGTCTGTAAAACAAAACAGTGGACCTTTGCTTACTAAGCCTTCTAATGTCACGACAAATAATGAAAGGTGTTCCTTGACACAGTCAAAAACTAATAGTAATGATACTAGAAGTAAAAAGGACACAGAATCAAGAATTATCAAAAGGAAGTCACAATCACCTTTTAGGGACCAGAACTTACCACATAAAGATTTAAGACATCATGAGatttatggaaagaaaaagaggttAACCAGTCAAGACTCATCtgaatgtttttcttcattatccCAAGGACGAATTGAAACCTTTTCAAAGTCAGAAAAATACATTAGGAGTGTCCTGGATATTCTACATAGTGAAGCATTTTTATGCAAAAGCAAACGTATTTCCAGAAAACTTGACAGAGCTGCTCTTCACTTAAAAAAAGCTCATAGAGGAGTTCATGCATCTTTGCAGCTTGTAGCTAAAGTGGGAGGAATAAGAAAAGGCCCATTACCAAAATCATATGCCATAATATGCAATAATTTCTGGGAAAGTTGTGACCTTCAAGGTTATAGTTCTGTCTCTGAAAGAAGATATTATTCCACTAAGCAtttttcatcaaaaagaaaatacaacaaaccaggagagaaaagagCTTTGGAATTTGAAGTTGATAAATCATTAACTCATGTATCAAAGTATGAGTCTtataaaacaaatggaaagagagTCACAAAGTGCTTTTCTAAGAAAAACGTGGCCAGCAGTGTCTCCAGAAGTCATACCACTATTCACGTGAGAGAATTTTGTGATCAAGAGTATCTTGACACACAGATACCTCTTTGCTCCACATCCCAGAGTACTAGTCAGTCAGCTTATAACAATTGCAGTGTGAAAAATCCAAGATCATCAGAACTTCAGCCCTTTTGTGGAAAAAGTGAGTATCTGTTTTCCCCAGTTCACCCAGATCAGAAACtaactaaagaagaaaatcaaatagaCGTAAAGTTCTTACCTAACATCGGTAAATATGTAAAGCTAGAGAACCCTTCAGCACATAATAATATTAAGGATgcagcagaagaaaagaattctGAGGCTaatgaagtaataaataaaagtaaatcagTAACTTTAAGTtgcataaaagaaaatgtaagtttTAGTACAGAGCAAAATTATAATGCAACTTGTATAGCTCACACAAAGGTGAAAACTGACatagttatttctattttagaatcAAATGTGAAgcactttttaaatgttgatatcTACAAACCAGATAACTCTACTTTATGTGGTTATAAAAGAGATCTGGACATAAATTTTCCTACAGAAAAAGGGACAGTGTCTAATGAGAGCTCTAAACCAGATGTTACAGGAAATTTCCTTATGGACCCATTAAATCTAACTCTGATAACAAGCAAAAAGTGTACCAGTATTCCTCAATTATCACCACCTGCTACAGTGACAGATAGTGAGGGAGAATCTTCCCAATCTTACTTGGATAAACAGAGAATTACTGCTGTAAATTCTGTTGTAGCATCCACCAGTGTATCACACTGTCAGCAAGGATGTGGTGCAGAGGAGCTTCTACAGACAGAACAATGCTCTTCAAATAACTGCTTTCACATTGACAGGAATGAAATAAATGTTACTGAGAATTCCGAGTTGGGTCTTCCATCAATAACTGAAGAAAGTATGAGTTATGGGAAAAATACAATGGCACTATTTCCCAATGATAGTTCTTTGCCCTTAAAAGATAATATAAAGAGTTCTTCAAAAAAATGGATAGCAAAGAAAGACATTCAGGACAGAAAAATGTGGGAAGTTAAACAAGCAGAAAAAGCAAAAGATTCAAATCACAAAAAAAGCACCTCTGAAGGATCAGCTAAGACTGACAACAAAAGTGAAAAGTTTTTAGAAGACTCCTACTTAAGTGAGAAAACAGTTAAAAACAGTTTGATCGATTCTCATCTAAGCATTAAGAATACTACTGAGGTAGTCTCTTTGAATAACACAGTTtctaataaatttaacaaaagagaaaaagaggggaaATTTAAAGTTAGTAAAGACTCTCAATCTGACTGTACGTTACATTCAGAAACAGCCTATAATTCCAGACCAGGCATTGTAGGGATGAATCGTGTGCCTATTTCACATGCTCACTCTGAAATCTCCAAAGTCACTACTCAGAAGCAGCCTACATCATACatgaatgaattaaaagaaaaacattgctCAGCTAATCCTTCGGCTCTCATAGCTAGTAGGCTGGCTCAAATTTTGAGGAGGGCAGATGAAGCATCATCATTGCAGATTCTGCAAGAAGAAACTAAGGTTTGTCaaaatattcttcctttatttGTTGAAGCTTTtgaaagaaagcaagaatgtTCACTTGAACAAATCTTGATTTCAAGAGAGCTATTGGTAGAACAAAAACTGTGGAATAATtacaaacacaaattaaaaccatgtgCTCTTGACTCCTTGGTGGAACTCCAAATGGTGATGGAAACTATTCAATTCATTGAAAACAAAAAACGGCTCTTAGGAGGTGACCCAACGTTCAGAAGCTTGCTTTGGTACGATGAGACATTGTACAGTGAGCTGCTTGGCGGGCCACGTGGATTTCAACAACAATCCAATTTCTATCCTGCTTTTCAAGGAAGATTGAAATACAATGCTTTCTGTGAGTTGCAGAACTATCATGATCAATTAATTGAATTGTTTGAAGAaaccaaaaggggaaaaaattcatACTACAAATTCTTAAAATACAAACGACAGATTAATGAGTGTGAAGCAATAATGAAGCAGTGTTCTGATTGCTTtgacttttctctttctgttccattTGCCTGTGGAGTTAACTTTGGAGATAGTTTAGGAGACCTAGAAATCTTAAGAAAAAGTACTTTAAAGCTGATCAGTGTGTATGGAGACTCTCCTAAAGTGGATTCATATCCAGAAAAACAAGACCATCTGTGGATTATCATAGAAATGATCACCTCAAAAGTTAATTTTATCAAGAGCAATGAggcaataaatattaaaatatctcttTATGGTCTGGAACATATCTTTTTTGATGCTGCAAAAAGTCTTGtttggaaagaaaagagacaatGTTTCAGTAGGAAacactcaggaaagaagaacaaagaaatgctACTGAAAATGAATCAATATGCTTTTTCTAAGTTGGAGGAGATAAATGATACATTGTCTAAGGATTTCAGCAGTGAACAAATTCCCAGTATTGGGCTTGAGAATACTCTGATTGCTTCCAGAAAGTCAGATGGTCTAATAAACAAAGCAATGATTAACATAGAAAACTGTATGTTTAACAGTACTTTGCCTTCACACCCAGATATCTGTTGTATTAATGAAATTTTGCATCAGGCTGAACTTgcagacttaaaaaaattacaggaaCTCACTTTGAGATGTACCAATcacttagaaattttaaaaaaatggtttcagGTGCTGCAAGAAGataacatagaaaatatttttatcacagaagaaaatgttttggATATAAAAAACTACAACTATGGGGCTACAATTTTAAAACCGGAAGCCATAGAAACCTACATTGAAATTGTCATGCTCTCAGAAACAGTTCACTTTCTTAAAAACTCAATGGCAAAGAAACAAGACAAACAGAGGTTTCGAGGTATGCTTTGGTTTGATCTGTCACTTCTTCCTGAGCTGGTTCAATGCCAAGAAAAAAtggcttctttttcctttgttaaagACAATTCAACAGATTGCCTTTGGCGAGTGATAGAGAGTGCTATTTCTAAACTTAAGAAAGACCTGGATATTATCTACAAATACAGTGAAGCTGTTAATTGTTCATATGCTCTTCATTTGCTCTCAAGAGAACTTGAAgaactttcagaaataaaaaacctTATAAGGAAGTGTGACTATCCTATTTCCACATATATTGACTTTGTGCCGTATATAGCATCCCTTAATTACGGAAGCACTGTAACAGAGTTAGAATACAACTACAATCAGTTTTCTACACTGCTCAAAAATGTAATGGCTGCCCCTCAGAGAGATTTAGGAAAAATGGCTCATATCATGAAAGTCATGAAAACCATTGAAGATATGAAGATAAAGTGTTCAGAAAATGCTGAATTAACCATTTCCTTTATCCTGTGCCAAATGATACACAACAGAAAGAAGGCTCTACaactgaagagaaaagaaaaaatggatattCCCATAAAACCTACAGAAAGTATCAATAAATCCAGTGCTTGTGTGAAGGTACCCTCAGTTGCAGAGTGGGTAATGAAAAACATTTCTGATTCCTCTAGAAAACGACCTATCACCGACAACAACTATGAAGACTCTcaggaacaagagaaaaacacTACAGTTTCCAGCTGTAAAAAACAAAAG GTTAACATGAATGATGTCATAATAGTCAAGAGAGGAAAACCAACATTCAAGCGTCCAAG AACTACAGGATCTCATCCTGAAAGTGAAAATGGAATAGGACCAAGTTCATCTGACACTTTGAAAAGAAACCATGTATCtcaagaaaagacagaaatgcAAAGATCACTACCTGGCTCACTACCTTTAAAGAATCTAAAAGACACTTGCAAGTCAAAGTCAGAGGGCAAAATGGACTTAACTAATATTTCATCTGATACTTCAGAAGATTTCACTAGACAGCAGGAAAACTTGAATAGCATGAAGAAAAGAGATGTGAATTTTAGTGCTGCTGACACAAAGAGTGGTAAGAAAGATTGGTGTTCTTTTGCTGTTTGTGACCAAAACAGTGTCGATGGTACATTTTCACAAGACCACGAGACACGTTCACAGAAACTTCTTCACCCAGATCCTGCAGAGAACTCTTGTCCCACAAACGTAAAACCAGGAACTGATGCTTCTCTTCTGCTTAATGCATCAGTGCTTTCAAAGCCTATTTTTTGTTCTGTGAGGGATCTCCGTGCTAATTTAGAAATGAATGACACTGTCATTGAACTTCAAGACAATGAAGTATTAAATTCATCTATTAAAAATTCTACGTACACCAGTTCTTCAGAACCCATGTTCACCCAGAACAAAATTTCAAGtctgcaaataaataaaacagagcctGCAAAAACTGAGTCAAAAGAAAAGCATACTAGAGATACATTGAATCCTAGTACCTTACCTGTTGGAGAATCTGGGAACATAACCCTTAATGTGAATCAAACAAAAAGATATTCTTTCTCTGAACAACAGAATTACGAAAATTCAGAAGTCCTGACTCAGAATTCTGCCACATACAGGAATGGACTTCCACAATCTGCATGTACCCCAATGTACAATTCTTCTGAACATTTGTTTGGAACTTCTTCTCCTTACTATGCTTGGTGTGTTTATCATTACAGCAGCAGTGGTAATTCCATCATGCAGACATACCAAGGGATAACATCCTATGCAGTACAGCCGCCACCTGGGGTGTTCACTGCAGTTGCAAGTACTGTCCAAAACACACATTCTAATCTTTCGTACTCACagtattttggttattttcctgGGGAGCCACAAGCGAATTACTTTGTGCCAGTGAATGGGTATTTTCGCTCTCAAATGCCTGTTTCTTACGCTTTTCAGCAGCCTGTGTTTTCCCACTATGCTTCCCACCAGCCATCACCACGGGTTGCATACCATTACCCTCCTAATTCAGGTGTGTTTCCAGAAGCTCCTTGGACTTATG TTCCATGGCGCCAAGAACCCTTTCAGCCAGGACATTGA